The DNA window GTCGCGCCCGCTGGCGGGGTTCAGCACGCCCATCTCCTCGAGCGGGTCGCCCTGCTCGGGCGACATGACGATCCCGACCCGCTGCAGCGCGTAGGGCACGTCGGCGCGGTCCGCCGGCACGGACCGGCTCATCCCTTCACCCCGGAGCCGAGGTCCGAGGAGGTGAAGTGCCGCTGGAACGCGACGAACAACGCGACCGCCGGGGCGGCGAGCACGCAGGCACCGGCGAGGATCGCACCGTAGGGGTTGCTGGCGCGGCCGGCCACGTTGGACAGGTAGTTGGCCAACGACACCGCCAGCGGCTGCATGTCGTTGTCCTTCGTGATGAGGAAGGGCCAGAGGAACTCGTTCCACGGCCCGATGAAGGTCAGCAGCACGGCGGTGAGCAGTGCCGGTCGGACGAGGGGCAGCGCGATCGACCACAGGATCCGCAGCTCGCCGGCGCCGTCGATGCGGGCCGCGGCGAACAAATCCTCGGGCAGCTGCAGGAAGAACTGCCGGAAGATGAAGACCGCCGTCGAGTTGATGGCGAAGGGGACGATCATCCCGAGGTAGGTGTCGGCCAGCCCGTAGCTACGCACGATCATCACGTAGAGCGGGATCATCAGCAGCTGGAAGGGGATCA is part of the Actinomycetes bacterium genome and encodes:
- a CDS encoding carbohydrate ABC transporter permease; the protein is MLLLVLGAFVFLFPFYYMLVGSLQSESDTSVGGAFPVGGWTFDNYRAINSRVDLLGSLVNSGIFTGGVILCTVVFGVLAGYALARLHFRGQGSVFAAMLLVQLIPFQLLMIPLYVMIVRSYGLADTYLGMIVPFAINSTAVFIFRQFFLQLPEDLFAAARIDGAGELRILWSIALPLVRPALLTAVLLTFIGPWNEFLWPFLITKDNDMQPLAVSLANYLSNVAGRASNPYGAILAGACVLAAPAVALFVAFQRHFTSSDLGSGVKG